In Corylus avellana chromosome ca8, CavTom2PMs-1.0, the genomic stretch TATATCATGTCTAATTGTGAGGTCTACTTattaagtcgttagacttacgctatTGTTACCCTTTTAGGAAGTTTGCCACTAGAACCCAGATGTGGCATGGTTGCCACTTTGAACCTTGCTTTAGGATCTTCATGTTACTATCAGGTTtgtttatcattattattagttgctctaCGTCTTTAAATTCAGGGAATTTACTTGtgcatttgatgatttaatagctttctcaaatttatttaactttcatatgcattaactctgataatgcttaaaATGGCGGTTCCttatttagccacaagttggtttaactggggtaattgccagtaatcTTGCCAGGTTAGCCAAGcctaattttgggggcgttacagtttgtgttgggtttttttggttgattgaatttCATAAAATGTGAGTTTATGGATTTATATAGTGAATGTGTGTTTATGAATTATGGTTATTATCTTTGATTGTGAACTTTTTTATGTGgtttatttgtatgttgtgtacAAGACTAGAAGTGAAGTAATGATTTACAagaattgttgtaattttatttgtattatatgttaTGTAGATTCGTAGAAGGTGACCAACAAggattttagaaattttatttgtatgttgtgtttaaactaatgtaaatttgtgatctaatattttagatttttttattattattaattacttttggGCTCCTTCAATATGGGTATATAGCAAATAGGcccaaaaaagcccaaaaaagcggtTGGCAAATGTTGAATGCGGTTAACTGCTTAGCTGATAGTGGAGGCAGTTACTAAATATTACTAACCACCTAggcagttgcggttagcggttttagctaCTAATCGCTAACTgcaaccgccttttcacccctaatcaTGCCTGGATCATCTCAAGGATGCACGTGTCATTCCACCTAGTAGATTGGGTAGTCCGAATCTCGAGGACGATGAGCAGTAGCAGAGGAACAAAATGACAACCATGACCGATGGAcgtcattttgatttttctcctcttctcttcCCATTTCCTCTCCTCTCTTATTTTTCCATAGCTCGTTGTAGTTTCATGCTAAAACGGCCTTTACGACCTAAGAGTACTTCTAGTTATTAGACAAGGGTCAAATTATTCACTTTGGCACCGAAGCTATCCCTGTTGGCCCGCTCTGGCAAGTTCTTACACCTCTTTTCCTAGCTTTGCAGCTGTCTCGTGGCCGAAAACTGACCAAACATAATCAATTTGATGAACATTGTTATTAGGATAAATACACAtttaaaatatacaaacaaaTGCGGATAGATGTGGCTTGTAAATATGGTTTATCATTCTACACTTAAATTCAAACGTACATCGTCTTTAGGAATCTTTGAATTTGCGGTTGAGTTGAGTTATCTTGTCCTTCAACATGAAGTTAGGAGAACGACAATATTAATTTTCATGGTATACAAATCAAAATGGAGGCCCTACCTATGCTCATGACTTATCTATCAAACATTGGAGCCACTATTTTTCGTGGACGATGTTTCCTGATTTTTCAGCCTTGTAATGAGCACATGGCTACGTAATAGCTATCTAAGAGACGAAAATCTTGAAAATTTATGAACCTTTGAGTGAGTGGTCCCTTTGATCATTTATTTCTGTCTCAACTTGATttgaaaagcaagaaaaaataaataaaaataaaaaccaatgaAATTAGGataatgataatattaattttgatgatatatacatgtatacatATCACAATGAAGGCCCTACCTTTACCTATATGTGCAAGAGGACTGATCTATCAAACATTAGAGCCACTATTTTTCATGGCATGCTTTGTGTGGCCttagttttctttttgggcttatcttaattattaaaaaagagcAAATCCCATCTCCAAAATTAACCCCTGAAcagtaaaaaataattcatttgGTTTGATTTAAGTTTTTGGATGAAAGAAACGATTTAGTAAAtaggagaaaatacactttatcccTTGAAATATctactcatttgcacttttaaccccaacatttgaaaagtgacactttacccccttcaaactttcaaattgttgcaattcgatcattctaacttttttttcttcccaaaatgctCCAtcccaatttaaaaataaaaataaaaataaaaaattaaggggtggctggccatccCAGTTGGGCCTAGGAGTAGCTTCgcccaccccttaatttttaaatttttttttaaaaaaaaaaaaaattaaaaatttttaacttGAGATGGagacattttgaaaaaaaataataataataaaaaaaaaagttaaaatggtcgaattgcaacaatttaaaatttaaaaaaaaataaagtatcactttttaaatatttgaattaaaaatgcaaatgaatAGATAGttagaggaaaaaataaaaaatatttttccctagtaaataatataattatttttcattattttctgatttttttgttcttttaagaCGACCACATAGTGTTCCTCACCACAGACTTGATAGTTGACAAGGACTTGTGTGGGCGTTTAGTCATTGACAAATCTTATTTGTCGGCTTGACTGTGTCTGTCTCGCTCACTCACAAGTGTTAAGATGGAATCCAACTACCAAATTGTTAATACTATTTCTCTTGCTCTTAATAGTATTTGGTTAAATTATTAACATAAAATGgttttaaaatgcattttttaatttcaatttgatttttttttttttaatctaatgtAAAGTTGATAAATATTTTTGGTAGAGTTAATATTTGAAAagggttttgtattttgaaatgTTTCAACGATTttagaaaagtattttttgggtttgaaaatCAATAAAGTGTTTTCACAACTGTTAGTGATAACTTTTTGACTTCAATCCACCAAGCTGATTGTTAACATATTTGAATAAAAGAACCCTTTCACATGTATCATGTAATGTAAACTAGGGAATTTCATATTAACATGACCCAAAAAAACAAGGACAATTTATATGGGTTGGAGAAAGTCTTCTTATCCCTTTTGTTTGATAAGACTTCTCCTttataactttttcttttccttaaataaaaaaaatttaacaaatggACGGAGAAGTTTTTTCAATCCaatctataaaattgtcatatgTCTCTTAACATACAAgaaatacatattatttttaataatatgtgaaaAGCACATacactttttttaatagaatttctcCCGAATCTTTTAGTGTTATTAAGAAAgcatgtattaaaaaaaaaaaaaaaatgtatttctcACATGCTTAAAAAATACATGACTgaagaccacgccttatgaagtgaaggtcactagttcaaatctatTCTCCCCCTTGtataaacatgtcaaaaaaataaataaataaatacatgacAATTTTATTGGCTGAGAGTTTAAAAGAAAACCCTGCCAAGTTTATTAAGTTGACAatattttttgtcattaaaCTTCGATGAATATTGATTGTCACTTGCATGAGATTAGTTTTCATACTCATTGATTCGAGCCATTATCCTTCGATCTTAGTTGTTTATGATGAGATTAGTTCTAGAATAAAAGTACGCCTTTCCAGCATAGCATattataagagtaatgctagaaattacattttattttataattattttataatgctCACGTGGTAATTTCAACCAACCTTtgaatcaattattattattattattattttaaaaaatcatcattgtgagataaaaatataaacctcCAAATACATACTTAGAAGTATTATTACacatgaccaaaaaaaaaattccaaactgTATTAAAGGAAATGGTTTCAAACACTGTCTATAAAactatcatatattttttaacatgtaagaattacataatttttttaatagaacaattaaaaaaaaaaaaaaaaacacacataattCTTACGTGCTATATAAAcacatgataatttttcatGCAGAACTAAAGAATCTTTCTTTGACCCAATTTGAAGAAAGTTTTTATCCACACAAATATGACTATGAATTCCACTACATTACTGCTTCAAGATATTCTATACCACAAAAATCTTGATACGCCAAATTGTTGTCATTCCCATATACAAAAATCTTGataagccatatatatatatatatatatatatatatatatatatatgagagtagtgctacacatctcaaattttttttatcaaaagttaGTTCTCAAATAATGTATTACTATctcattaaatttattattttaagaagtgtgtttcacatcatttaaaaatcaatttttaaaaaaaataaaaaattgaatatatatatatatatatatatagcaataatttatataataccGGTATGTATAAACAGTATACACGCCagtgttataatttttttttactgtttaaatattattttaattatattttataatattataacactgAGATGTATACCGTTTATACGCGCAagcattctatatatatatatccacacgCACCTGAACAACTGGTACTTGATTAGCAGTAGCCTAAGCCTAGGGTTGCCTCAATTATAAAGTTTAATGATTAATAGGGTTTGGGTTGGCCAACTGCAAGATAAGATGTGATTTTTTATTGTCTAATAAGGGCCCAAACTCCATTAATGCTCTTTGACTCTGGTCACCATCCCCTCCTCCCTCCCACGTCACCTCTCCCGAATCCCGgttcatttttcatttcttacCCTTTTGTTTCTTCACCCCAAGTCTTTTGCTTTTCGGATTTGCCggagtttctttttcttgttttttttttttatcatgtccTTATATTCCGCTTGGTTTCTAGAAATGAACCGCATAATTGGACACCACCCAAAAGAATTAAACTACTCCAAAAGCCAATAGCCCTTGCTAGCTTTCTCTGTAAAGCAAATCTTCCATCGTCATCactcaatctctctctttctctgtttctttctctatatattttaCAGAAAAAAGCTCTACAAACTTCAAAATTCTTCGGTTTGAATTTTCAAGCTCAAATTTCAAGAATGAAAAGTCTGAGATCTTCGTCGGCGCTGGAGACGGAAGGCCGTGAAGAAAGTGGCCAGAATTCTGAGCCGTTGATTCCGGGGTTACCGGACGAGATCGCCGAGCTCTGTCTTCTATACCTTCCATACCCATACCAAGCTTCCGTAAGCTTGGTGTCGTTTTCATGGAAAAGAACCATTAGAGACCCTTTCTTTCTTAGCTCCAAGACAGCTCTATCGCTCTCTTTCCcttatatttttgttcttgCATTTCACGAATCAACGGCCAGGATTCAGTGGCAAACGTTGGACCCGCGATCCGGCCGTTGGTTTGTCTTACCTCCCATGCCATGCCCCTGGACCGCGTGCCCACCGGGGTTCGCCTGTGCCTCACTGCCACGCCAGGGGAAGCTTGTCGTCTTGGGCGGTAATCGTATGCGGTCAGACCCAGAGACTCCCATGCAGTCCACGATCGTTTACCGTACATCAACGAATCAGTGGTCGCTGATGTCTCCTATGCCGACCCCACGATCGTTTTTCGTGGCGGGGAGTATTAAGGGGAAGATCGTAGCCGTTGGTGGAAATGGGACCGGCAGCACCGAATCGATCGCAACCGCAGAATGTTATGACCCCGAAAGCGACACTTGGACGGCGGCTGCCACGATAGACACGAGGTTGGCGAGGTACGAGTCCGCTGTAGTCGGGAACAAGATGTACGTTACGGAGGGGTGGTCGTGGCCGTTCAAATTCTCGCCCAGAGGCAGGGTCTACGACCCGGATGAGAACACGTGGCAGGGGATGAGCAAAGCGATGAGGGAGGGGTGGTCGGGGCTCAGCGTGGTTCTGGACGGGAGGATGTTCATGATATCGGAGTACGGAGACTGTCCGATGAAGGTGTACGTCCCAGATGATGACACGTGGAGGTATGTGGGTGGGGAGAAGTTCCCGCGTGAGGCAATGAAGAGGCCCTACGTTGTAAATGGAGTGGAGGGGAGGATTTATGTGGTGTCGTCCGGATTAAACGTAGCCGTAGGGAGGTTGTTTGAAGCGGAAAAGTGGGAATTCAAGGCGGAGTGGAGTGTTGTGGCTGCTCCAGAGGCTTTTCATGGCTTTTCTCCTCTAAATTGTCAGGTACTTTATGGATAAACAATTGTGTGAGGAAGCCAGAAGGGTAATTGGAGTTCATTATGTATTTTTGTTTCTGAAGAAATTACTTAATGGGAAAGCTAATCTTTCATGGCAAATTAATTAGTACTTAGTCTGGAGTTattgccttttttcttttttttggtgaaaagaTAATGAAATTCTTGTTGAGAAGTCATATGACGTATCGTGATACCGGCGAAAAGTGA encodes the following:
- the LOC132189735 gene encoding F-box protein AFR; amino-acid sequence: MKSLRSSSALETEGREESGQNSEPLIPGLPDEIAELCLLYLPYPYQASVSLVSFSWKRTIRDPFFLSSKTALSLSFPYIFVLAFHESTARIQWQTLDPRSGRWFVLPPMPCPWTACPPGFACASLPRQGKLVVLGGNRMRSDPETPMQSTIVYRTSTNQWSLMSPMPTPRSFFVAGSIKGKIVAVGGNGTGSTESIATAECYDPESDTWTAAATIDTRLARYESAVVGNKMYVTEGWSWPFKFSPRGRVYDPDENTWQGMSKAMREGWSGLSVVLDGRMFMISEYGDCPMKVYVPDDDTWRYVGGEKFPREAMKRPYVVNGVEGRIYVVSSGLNVAVGRLFEAEKWEFKAEWSVVAAPEAFHGFSPLNCQVLYG